Proteins encoded together in one Phycisphaerae bacterium window:
- the nuoB gene encoding NADH-quinone oxidoreductase subunit NuoB has product MVVGRFDRIAAWARQHTVNWARRNSLWPLPFATACCGIELMATAASRYDIARFGAEVLRFSPRQADVLFVAGRVVVKMMPVLQRIYLQMAEPRWVISMGACASTSGVFNTYAVVPGIDRYMPVDVYIPGCPPRPEALLEAIMAIQRLIDDPDLAKKVRRPLGLVIERDEKIDSNDLPAALSNKPHHQPESNIS; this is encoded by the coding sequence ATCGTCGTCGGCCGATTCGACCGAATCGCCGCCTGGGCCCGCCAGCACACCGTCAACTGGGCCCGCCGCAACAGCCTCTGGCCGCTTCCCTTCGCCACCGCCTGCTGCGGCATCGAACTGATGGCCACAGCCGCCAGCCGATACGACATCGCCCGATTCGGCGCCGAAGTCCTGCGCTTCAGCCCGCGCCAAGCCGACGTCCTCTTCGTCGCCGGCCGCGTCGTGGTCAAGATGATGCCGGTTCTTCAGCGGATTTACCTCCAGATGGCGGAGCCCCGCTGGGTCATCAGCATGGGCGCCTGCGCCAGTACTTCCGGCGTATTCAACACTTACGCCGTGGTGCCGGGAATCGATCGTTACATGCCGGTGGACGTCTACATTCCCGGCTGCCCGCCGCGTCCCGAAGCGCTGCTCGAAGCGATCATGGCCATCCAGCGGCTGATCGACGATCCGGACTTGGCCAAAAAGGTCCGACGGCCGCTGGGCCTGGTGATCGAACGGGATGAGAAGATCGACTCGAACGACCTGCCTGCGGCGCTCTCCAACAAGCCACATCATCAGCCGGAGAGCAATATCTCGTGA
- a CDS encoding NADH-quinone oxidoreductase subunit C translates to MTEDQVRQFLTTQFGPEGWELALLLDNPGSPKQLCIVLRDREKLLDLMYLLRNDPQWRFDQLIDLAGVDYLNYPDAQERFGVVYSLLSHESGQRLWIKMMFDEPDLRIPSVAEVWPAAGWMEREVYDLLGIVFEGHKDLRRIVCPEWFTAHPLRKDYPLRGMGERESLPVVTREDA, encoded by the coding sequence GTGACAGAAGACCAGGTCCGGCAGTTTCTGACCACGCAGTTTGGCCCGGAGGGCTGGGAACTCGCCCTGCTCCTGGATAACCCCGGTTCGCCCAAGCAGTTATGCATCGTGCTGAGGGACCGGGAAAAGCTCCTGGACCTGATGTACCTGCTGCGGAACGACCCGCAATGGCGGTTCGATCAACTGATCGACCTGGCGGGCGTGGACTACCTGAACTATCCCGATGCCCAGGAACGGTTTGGGGTGGTTTACAGCCTGCTGTCGCACGAATCCGGCCAGCGGCTGTGGATTAAAATGATGTTTGATGAGCCTGATTTGAGGATTCCCAGCGTGGCCGAAGTCTGGCCCGCCGCCGGGTGGATGGAGCGCGAGGTCTACGACCTTCTGGGCATCGTATTCGAAGGTCACAAGGACCTTCGGCGGATCGTGTGCCCGGAGTGGTTTACCGCCCATCCACTTCGGAAAGATTATCCGCTGCGAGGGATGGGCGAGAGAGAAAGCCTGCCGGTAGTGACGCGGGAGGACGCCTGA
- the nuoD gene encoding NADH dehydrogenase (quinone) subunit D — protein MAYDLEKVRTDDGLGEVWTLNFGPQHPATHTTIRLVLKLDGEKVVKCTPHIGYLHSGFEKLGEDLDFNQYVVVTDRMNYVSPLANNIAWHGTVERLMGIEVTPRCRFLRVIMAELSRISDHLLSVGAAALDLGAFTPFLYGFYEREMIYDLFELACGHRFTNSYTRVGGLSQDIPDGWVDRCRVFCGRLPKALDDIESLLTTNRIFVDRTKGIGVVSRDEAIAWSLTGPLARASGVRRDLRKDEPYLCYEEFDFKVPIATGGDCYARYLVRVEEMRQSLRILEQALDKLPVGPVSVDPNTKMTLPPKREVYGSIEGLIHHFEMIMPNRSFTPPLGEVYHANETANGELGFFIVSDGGPRAYRARCRPPSFIHMQAMPLMIEGHQISDVVAVLGSLNIIAAELDR, from the coding sequence ATGGCCTACGATCTGGAAAAAGTCAGGACCGACGACGGACTGGGTGAGGTCTGGACCCTCAACTTCGGACCTCAGCACCCCGCCACCCACACCACGATTCGACTCGTGCTGAAGCTCGACGGCGAAAAGGTCGTAAAGTGCACGCCGCACATCGGTTACCTCCACAGCGGGTTCGAAAAGCTCGGCGAGGACCTCGATTTCAACCAGTACGTGGTGGTCACCGACCGGATGAACTACGTTTCGCCGCTGGCCAACAACATCGCGTGGCACGGAACGGTGGAACGCCTTATGGGAATTGAGGTTACGCCGCGCTGCCGCTTTCTGCGGGTCATCATGGCGGAACTCTCGCGGATCAGCGACCATCTGCTGAGCGTCGGCGCCGCGGCGCTGGACCTGGGCGCGTTTACGCCTTTCCTGTACGGTTTTTACGAACGGGAGATGATCTACGACCTGTTCGAACTGGCGTGCGGCCATAGGTTTACGAACAGCTACACGCGGGTGGGCGGTCTGAGCCAGGACATCCCGGACGGCTGGGTCGATCGCTGCCGCGTGTTTTGCGGACGGTTGCCCAAGGCGCTGGACGACATCGAGTCGCTGCTGACGACGAATCGGATTTTCGTGGATCGGACCAAGGGAATCGGCGTGGTGAGTCGCGATGAGGCGATCGCGTGGTCGCTGACCGGACCGTTGGCGCGGGCGAGCGGGGTGAGGCGCGATTTGCGGAAGGACGAGCCGTATCTGTGCTATGAGGAGTTTGACTTCAAGGTGCCGATTGCGACGGGCGGGGATTGCTACGCGCGGTACCTGGTGCGGGTGGAGGAGATGCGCCAGTCGCTGCGGATCCTTGAGCAGGCGTTGGACAAGCTGCCGGTTGGGCCGGTGAGCGTGGATCCGAACACGAAGATGACGCTGCCGCCGAAGCGGGAGGTTTACGGTTCGATCGAAGGGCTGATCCATCACTTCGAGATGATCATGCCGAATCGGAGTTTTACGCCGCCGCTGGGCGAGGTATATCACGCCAATGAGACAGCGAACGGCGAGTTGGGATTTTTCATTGTGTCGGACGGTGGGCCGCGGGCGTATCGGGCGCGGTGTCGGCCGCCGTCGTTTATCCACATGCAGGCGATGCCGCTGATGATCGAGGGGCATCAGATTTCGGATGTGGTGGCGGTACTTGGAAGTTTGAATATTATCGCGGCGGAGTTGGACAGGTAG
- a CDS encoding NAD(P)H-dependent oxidoreductase subunit E produces MGWKALNRREKQVGPGDGPVLTEGLRGRIAEFRRQYPTNQSALLPTLLAVQEEAGYVSERAVEEVAAALELAPATVMDTLSFYSHLWRGPKGRHVVMVCRGLSCEVCGGEDLLGELKRKLKIGEHETTADGRFTLITEECMGACEKAPYMLVDGDGYGPVRKDELDGILSRYA; encoded by the coding sequence ATGGGCTGGAAGGCGCTGAATAGAAGAGAGAAGCAGGTTGGGCCGGGTGACGGGCCGGTGTTGACGGAGGGTTTGCGCGGGCGGATCGCGGAGTTTCGGAGGCAGTATCCGACGAATCAGTCGGCGCTTCTGCCGACGCTGTTGGCGGTTCAGGAGGAGGCGGGGTACGTGTCGGAGCGGGCGGTGGAAGAGGTGGCGGCGGCGTTGGAGCTGGCGCCGGCGACGGTGATGGACACGCTGAGCTTTTACAGCCACTTGTGGCGGGGTCCGAAGGGTCGTCACGTGGTGATGGTGTGCCGGGGATTGAGCTGCGAGGTGTGCGGCGGCGAGGATCTGCTGGGCGAGTTGAAGCGGAAGCTTAAGATTGGCGAGCATGAGACGACGGCGGACGGGCGGTTCACGCTGATCACGGAGGAGTGCATGGGGGCGTGCGAGAAGGCGCCGTACATGCTGGTGGACGGCGACGGGTACGGGCCGGTGCGAAAGGACGAGTTGGACGGGATTTTGAGCCGGTACGCATGA
- the nuoF gene encoding NADH-quinone oxidoreductase subunit NuoF — protein sequence MSDSQYKPVLLRNRGVAEVRKLAVYRERGGYKVLEKALKSEPAAIVDQVRQSGLLGRGGAGFPTGLKWTFLPQGRTKTYLCVNADEAEPGTFCNRVQMESDPHQVLEGIIISAYAVRAQRAYVYIRYEYPQQAAALESAIGEAREAGLLGRNILGSGFELEVHLFRNAGAYICGEETGLLESLEGKRPWPRIKPPYPAIRGLAGEPTIINNVETLTCVLHIVDRGADWFRSLGTERSPGPKLFCVSGHVKSPGVFERPLGVNLKTLIYECAGGVREDRSIKAVIPGGISTGFLTADEIDVPMAFESFTREKNGCLGMGTGAVVVLDETTDMLKVLHNTARFFSSESCGQCTQCREGTGWMYKMARRMLAGGGRSEDLDIIAEQTERMGMMTGQSICGLSDGASYPLRTLVTKFRAELEERMEERKAKGLAVA from the coding sequence ATGAGCGATTCGCAGTACAAACCGGTGTTGCTGAGGAACCGCGGCGTGGCGGAGGTCCGGAAGCTGGCGGTCTACCGCGAGCGCGGCGGGTATAAGGTATTGGAGAAGGCGCTGAAGAGCGAGCCGGCGGCGATCGTCGATCAGGTCAGGCAGTCGGGTCTGCTGGGCCGCGGCGGGGCGGGATTTCCGACGGGGTTGAAGTGGACGTTTCTGCCGCAGGGCCGGACGAAGACGTATTTGTGCGTGAACGCGGACGAGGCGGAGCCGGGGACGTTCTGCAATCGGGTGCAGATGGAGAGCGATCCGCACCAGGTGCTGGAGGGGATCATCATTTCGGCGTACGCGGTTCGGGCGCAGCGGGCGTACGTGTACATCCGGTACGAGTATCCGCAGCAGGCGGCGGCGCTGGAGTCGGCGATCGGGGAGGCGCGTGAGGCGGGGTTGTTGGGTCGGAACATTCTGGGAAGCGGGTTCGAGTTGGAGGTGCACCTGTTCCGCAACGCTGGGGCGTACATTTGCGGGGAGGAGACGGGGCTGCTGGAGAGTCTGGAGGGCAAGCGCCCGTGGCCGCGGATCAAGCCGCCGTATCCGGCGATTCGCGGGTTGGCGGGGGAGCCGACGATCATCAACAACGTTGAGACGCTGACGTGCGTTCTGCACATTGTGGATCGCGGGGCGGATTGGTTCCGGTCGCTGGGGACGGAGCGGAGTCCGGGTCCGAAGCTGTTCTGCGTTTCGGGTCACGTGAAGAGTCCGGGCGTGTTCGAGCGGCCGCTGGGGGTGAATCTCAAGACGCTGATTTACGAGTGCGCAGGCGGGGTCCGCGAGGATCGGTCGATCAAGGCGGTGATTCCGGGCGGGATTTCGACGGGTTTTCTGACGGCGGACGAGATCGACGTGCCGATGGCGTTCGAGAGTTTCACGCGGGAGAAGAACGGGTGCCTGGGGATGGGGACGGGGGCGGTGGTGGTGCTGGATGAGACGACGGACATGCTGAAGGTGCTGCACAACACGGCGCGGTTTTTCTCGTCGGAGTCGTGCGGCCAGTGCACGCAGTGCCGGGAGGGGACGGGCTGGATGTACAAGATGGCGCGTCGGATGCTGGCGGGGGGCGGTCGGAGCGAGGACCTGGACATCATCGCGGAGCAGACGGAGCGGATGGGGATGATGACGGGCCAGAGCATCTGCGGGTTGTCGGACGGGGCGTCGTACCCGCTGCGGACGCTGGTGACGAAGTTTCGGGCGGAGTTGGAGGAACGGATGGAGGAGCGCAAGGCGAAGGGTCTGGCGGTGGCGT